In Podarcis raffonei isolate rPodRaf1 chromosome 8, rPodRaf1.pri, whole genome shotgun sequence, the genomic window gtatataaaaatgcatattgtaATGCACAGTTCAAAGTAGTTTCCAAACCTGATCTTTCTGTTGACTGAAACCTAATTCCCACATGCTCTCCAACAAAAAAACTCCCAAACTTTGTCACAGACAATATCTggcattgcattttttttttaaaaaaagctaactCATGACTTGCGAATCAGCCTCTTCATCCCACACTTCATTTCCTATGTGTAATAACAGCCTCTATGTTAAGAAGTTTAAAAAGTTGTATAAATGCAGAAGGGTTATGCCCTgtatgagagaagagaagagtgaGGCTGCAGAACAGCACCCATGAAACAGAACAATTTAGTTTGGAGATAAATGTGCTTTTTGTCATTGTGTTTTCTGTCTTACCAGCCAGATCACAAATGTTGAATCTCCAAAGGAGCTGAAAAAAGAGGTTATCTCTGTGTTAGAACACAGTATAAATAAATTGTGTACCAACACACCCAGGAGCAATTCTGGGGTTTATGTGATTCTCTGCTGCTGTTAGAGTACTTATCCACCACACTCTCAATCTTTGCCAATCTGACTTTTAAATAGTAGCACATTTTCTTAGATCTGATGGTGTTAAAAATGGAAGCTTAATATTCTACTTCACAGGAAAATAGACTTAAATTTAGAGCACCAGTCTCTTGGAAGCCTTCCAATATTAGGCACGTAGAAAATGTGTGCACTTGGCTTCTTCAGTTTTAGCCTGTGGTGACCCAATGTGAAACCAAAGATGTTATTGCAAGCAGAGTGTGCCTTTGGCATTCTTGTCCTCTCCAGGAATTTAGAAAACATCAGATGGAATCAGAAATCTTGGGCCTATTCTTTTGCTTGTGTCTAAATCATACAAGTTTAAGTTAaatgaaggaaagaagaagaggcAGTTGGCAGCGCAACTGAAATAGCAGGTGACCTAAATTTCAATTCTCCAGCATCCATCTATCAGTGTTAGTTATTTTTACAAACCAAAATGtgatgatttttttctctctcaactGTCGCCCTAGAATACTTGTTCACAAATTTAAAGTtcactgcattttaatgtttaaatacCTTTATCTACCTTAAACCTGGGAAATTGAACTAAGCCACTCTCGCCATATTGGTGGCATCCTGGACACTTGAAAAGAAGCTCTTTGAACTATGAACTGGATTAATGCCATCTATTTTCTTCATAAGAGGCCTAAACAGTAAGAGGCTCTTGCTTATTTTTATGTGGTATCACCAAAACAGCATATTATTTCTCCAAGATGAGAGAGCTCACTCTTCATCAATTTAAGGGTATGCGTTACCACTTCTGAAAGCACTGTACACATGATCAGTTATCCCAAAATCTGTGAATAACCTTGTAAGGCAGGTGACATTTCAAGCATTATTGAGAGAAAGTGGTAAGAAAAGACAAATTATTCTTTTCCAAAATCACATAAATCTTTGCACACAACACTTTGCACCTTTTTAATAGATATTGCACTATACTGAATAACATTAAGTAGCTAATAGCACCGTTGTAGAAATGATTGAATGGAAAGTTACCATGAaatctactttttttaaaaaatcaacattttTATGGTGGTTGGGTACTTCCACCACCCTGAACAACAAATAAGTTTACACATCCTGAAAAAAATGGTCTCTTAACTGGCACTTTGAAGATAACACAAGTCAAGCTAGTAGCAACTGAACCTATATCTGCAGTGCCTTTACACTGGTTTTGTCAGACAACAGCGTTCATAGAACTATCTCTTTAGGCTGCTGACTCATGAAGGATATTTAGCCACTTGATTTGCTTAGGGACTATCAAGCATGTGCACTTTAGGGAGTCCTGTTTTTGTAGAGGATCACAAAAGTCTCTGGCTTTGGAATATGTTTCACTTGCCATCCCTTTCCCCATATACCTCTGATGGCATGATTTAAAGATGTGTTAAGCATTGTGTAAAAGGTGCTCATGCAAAGCATTCCACAATTTGATAATTCATCACTCTGTCACAATTTGACTGACTTGAATCACACTTTTAGAGCAGAAAGATTAAAAGTGAACAAATGCTAAATTTGGAAGGTGATGTCTTAAGTTGATACGTCACACAACCTGCAGATCCCCGAGTGCTGCTGTCCATCACATGCCTTCCGTGCATCCTAAGAGAATTGACGGGCAGCTAATCCTCAAGTTAGCATCTGTGGTCGATGTGCAGTCACTAGGGTAAACTAAATTCTGAATACAAAGATGGtactgaaaacaacagcaaagtTTTCTCTCTCAAATTATCTTCTCAGCTTGGTCAAAATGGTTCCACACACCATTGGTTTTCACCATCTTCCCAGTGacactgttttttattttatttttaacggACAAGTTTATGGCTACAGTGGATTAAAGGAGGTGTGCCCAACAGCTGTTATGTAGGGCAGAGAAGGAATCCAGAAAAAGATGAATGGATGTATTCAGTGGAGTACAGACCGTTGGCCTGATCCGATGGCATTTGGATCCAGACCTGGTCATTCTCTTTGAGTTCAAGCACTGCACTACCGGAAGCTTGGTCCAAGTAGCCTTTTTTGTATTCATCGTAGGTATAGGTGGCAGGCACGTTGTTTTTGTAAAGTGCCACCCAGACATTAGTTCCTTTAACGTGCACGTGATACGCAAAGTAATAGATGCCAGAGATGGGACAAGTGAAGATTCCTGTCACTGGGTTATAGCCGTTGTGACCATTGTACAAAGTCCTGTCGAATTTTACTGGCATTCCTGAGGCTGGGAATGGTGATGTtaagatggcagtgaaggcaggTACCATCTGGGCAGATAGTTCCCCTCGGCCAAACTGCGGCTTCCCAGGCTTGCCATTCCCCAGAACTGCTCCCTCTACACCTCCATTTGGCAAGTGGAGGCCAGCAATCCCTGTCTCATCAAACATCCCGGGTGCTCCTGGGGGTCCAGGTGGCCCTGGTGGTCCTGGAAGCCCATTTAATCCAGGATTTCCTGGAacccctggtggcccactgggaCCCACAATACCCGGCTCCCCTACTTTGCCATTTCCTGGTTGGCCTGGGAGGCCAGGCTCTCCTTTCAGTCCTGGTAAACCTTGGGGCCCCATTGGACCAGAAGGGCCTTGCAGACCTGGTATCCCTGATGAGCCTCTGAGGCCTGGTTGCCCTGGAATACCAGCGTCCCCCTTTGGGCCTATGGGCCCTGTAATCCCTGGGACCCCAGGGAGACCAGCAAATCCACCTTCCCCCTTGGGGCCCATGGGGCCAGGCATCCCTTGTGGTCCAGGCAATCCTCGCTCCCCAGGAATCCCTGGTTTCCCCACAAAACCGCTAGGCCCCTGGTCCCCACGCATACCTGGTAGCCCTGCAGGCCCACTTGGTCCAGCTTCACCTTTAGGGCCTGGAATGCCATGTTTACCTGGCATACCCATAGAACCAGGAATCCCAGGGGCCCCAGTGATACCAGGGGGACCCATTTCACCTGGCTCTCCATCCATTCCGGGCTCCCCTTTTTCTCCGCTGATTCCTGGCACACCTGGTTGCCCACGATCTCCCTTTAAGCCAGGCAGCCCAGGCTTCCCGTACCCTGTAGGCCCAGGCATGCCAGGAAGGCCACGGTGACCAGGTTCTCCCTTGGGGCCCATATGCCCTTGCAGTCCAGGCACACCAGCTGCCCCCGGCACACCAATTCCATCCACACCTGGTGGGCCACGTGGGCCCATCGGGCCAGGCTGCCCAATGAGCCCTGGCTCTCCTGGAAGCCCTGGGTCACCTTTGCCACCTGGAGCACCAGGCAACCCATCAAGTCCAGGTTTCCCAATTCCCTGTGGCCCTGGAGGTCCTGCAGGGCCTGGGGGGCCTCCGTTTCCCCGTGGCCCTATCAACCCTGGCTTCCCAACTCCATTTTCACCCTTCATGCCACGCTCGCCACGGGGACCGGGCTCTCCTTTGGCCCCAGGCTCCCCCCGGAATCCTGGCAGGCCTGGGCTTCCTGTTGCGCCTGGCTTTCCGTTCACAGAAATGCCAGCTGGTCCAGGCACTCCTGGAGGGCCTGGCAAGCCTCGTGGCCCTTGGTCTCCTCTCATGCCAGGCTCACCATTAATTCCAGGCATCCCTTTCATACCTGCCTTGCCAGGGAGCCCTGGGATGCCTGGTTTGCCAATGCCAGAAAAGCCAGGTGGGCCTGCGGGGCCTGGTTGGCCGTGGAGCCCTGGTTTGCCAATGCCGGGTTTCCCAGGGTAGCCAGGTGGGCCAGGAGGTCCTCTTAGGCCAGGCTTTCCAGGAGGTCCAGGTTCTCCTTTGAGGTCCATCGGCAGCAGTGGTGGCATATCTGCGAAGAGAAGAGGGACACATCAGTATGAATTGGGAAAGAAAGGACTAGCAAgtaacattttggaagccaaggGAAATGTAGATGCATGCCATCTCTTCAGCTCCAACTACCGATGGCTCCCAGCACCATTATTGGTTAAACTTCCTTCTGTTGCTTTCAGAACATAGTATCTGGGTAGGTAACAACCTTTGTTGCCTGAAAGTCTTGAGTAGACACATTGATGCCATCAAAGGACATTGCACAAGAACAACAACATATTTCCAAATATGTATTTAGATTTGAGGTCCTTTGGAATAATTAGCTGCATTTCTGCATTGTGACAATTAAACAACATAATccagacaactccaaaataagaACAAGTGATTACGTTTCTGCATGTGCAAAAGCACCTGTACAAGAGGGTCACAGATGAAGGTAAAGGCTTGGTGGTAGATACCAAGCCCCTTAAGAAAACTACATTCGTAAAGAAACCTAGCTTGCAAGATGCACAAAACAAAGAACAGTGCTCAGGCAGGCCTCCTGCTTTTCTATTGTTGAAACTGTGCTAAACTTACATTCTTTTAAATGCCATGGTGTTCCCCTAAAACTCACGAGTGATGTAAAAGAGCCTTTGTTCACTCTACACAACGATGCTGAGTTTGAGTCCACCCCCCCCCGCATGTACTTCTGTTTAAGCACTGTCTTGATGCAGCGATAGACAGGATCAACACCATCTCTTCAAAAGAAAGTAAGTCTCCAGAGATTTGGCCATTGTGAAACAGTTTCCCTCAGCCAATGGGAGACTAATTCTGCAAATGAAACACACATGCGAGGAAAAAGACCCAGATGGCATTGACAAAACAGCCCTCATTCCAGTAGGTGAGTGTATGGAATACACTTatattattttcaaatctgaaaaatTAGCACCAGA contains:
- the COL8A2 gene encoding collagen alpha-2(VIII) chain isoform X2 — translated: MLHEVTLWLLLVVGISTVTGGGAGGGYGQIKYMQPVVKGPLGPPFREGKGQYIDMPPLLPMDLKGEPGPPGKPGLRGPPGPPGYPGKPGIGKPGLHGQPGPAGPPGFSGIGKPGIPGLPGKAGMKGMPGINGEPGMRGDQGPRGLPGPPGVPGPAGISVNGKPGATGSPGLPGFRGEPGAKGEPGPRGERGMKGENGVGKPGLIGPRGNGGPPGPAGPPGPQGIGKPGLDGLPGAPGGKGDPGLPGEPGLIGQPGPMGPRGPPGVDGIGVPGAAGVPGLQGHMGPKGEPGHRGLPGMPGPTGYGKPGLPGLKGDRGQPGVPGISGEKGEPGMDGEPGEMGPPGITGAPGIPGSMGMPGKHGIPGPKGEAGPSGPAGLPGMRGDQGPSGFVGKPGIPGERGLPGPQGMPGPMGPKGEGGFAGLPGVPGITGPIGPKGDAGIPGQPGLRGSSGIPGLQGPSGPMGPQGLPGLKGEPGLPGQPGNGKVGEPGIVGPSGPPGVPGNPGLNGLPGPPGPPGPPGAPGMFDETGIAGLHLPNGGVEGAVLGNGKPGKPQFGRGELSAQMVPAFTAILTSPFPASGMPVKFDRTLYNGHNGYNPVTGIFTCPISGIYYFAYHVHVKGTNVWVALYKNNVPATYTYDEYKKGYLDQASGSAVLELKENDQVWIQMPSDQANGLYSTEYIHSSFSGFLLCPT
- the COL8A2 gene encoding collagen alpha-2(VIII) chain isoform X3, which translates into the protein MISVSWLLADLQKEQRYAVKLDFRFLQNICTWSCRAKTPDMPPLLPMDLKGEPGPPGKPGLRGPPGPPGYPGKPGIGKPGLHGQPGPAGPPGFSGIGKPGIPGLPGKAGMKGMPGINGEPGMRGDQGPRGLPGPPGVPGPAGISVNGKPGATGSPGLPGFRGEPGAKGEPGPRGERGMKGENGVGKPGLIGPRGNGGPPGPAGPPGPQGIGKPGLDGLPGAPGGKGDPGLPGEPGLIGQPGPMGPRGPPGVDGIGVPGAAGVPGLQGHMGPKGEPGHRGLPGMPGPTGYGKPGLPGLKGDRGQPGVPGISGEKGEPGMDGEPGEMGPPGITGAPGIPGSMGMPGKHGIPGPKGEAGPSGPAGLPGMRGDQGPSGFVGKPGIPGERGLPGPQGMPGPMGPKGEGGFAGLPGVPGITGPIGPKGDAGIPGQPGLRGSSGIPGLQGPSGPMGPQGLPGLKGEPGLPGQPGNGKVGEPGIVGPSGPPGVPGNPGLNGLPGPPGPPGPPGAPGMFDETGIAGLHLPNGGVEGAVLGNGKPGKPQFGRGELSAQMVPAFTAILTSPFPASGMPVKFDRTLYNGHNGYNPVTGIFTCPISGIYYFAYHVHVKGTNVWVALYKNNVPATYTYDEYKKGYLDQASGSAVLELKENDQVWIQMPSDQANGLYSTEYIHSSFSGFLLCPT
- the COL8A2 gene encoding collagen alpha-2(VIII) chain isoform X1 translates to MKHFKAGRETTNKATMLHEVTLWLLLVVGISTVTGGGAGGGYGQIKYMQPVVKGPLGPPFREGKGQYIDMPPLLPMDLKGEPGPPGKPGLRGPPGPPGYPGKPGIGKPGLHGQPGPAGPPGFSGIGKPGIPGLPGKAGMKGMPGINGEPGMRGDQGPRGLPGPPGVPGPAGISVNGKPGATGSPGLPGFRGEPGAKGEPGPRGERGMKGENGVGKPGLIGPRGNGGPPGPAGPPGPQGIGKPGLDGLPGAPGGKGDPGLPGEPGLIGQPGPMGPRGPPGVDGIGVPGAAGVPGLQGHMGPKGEPGHRGLPGMPGPTGYGKPGLPGLKGDRGQPGVPGISGEKGEPGMDGEPGEMGPPGITGAPGIPGSMGMPGKHGIPGPKGEAGPSGPAGLPGMRGDQGPSGFVGKPGIPGERGLPGPQGMPGPMGPKGEGGFAGLPGVPGITGPIGPKGDAGIPGQPGLRGSSGIPGLQGPSGPMGPQGLPGLKGEPGLPGQPGNGKVGEPGIVGPSGPPGVPGNPGLNGLPGPPGPPGPPGAPGMFDETGIAGLHLPNGGVEGAVLGNGKPGKPQFGRGELSAQMVPAFTAILTSPFPASGMPVKFDRTLYNGHNGYNPVTGIFTCPISGIYYFAYHVHVKGTNVWVALYKNNVPATYTYDEYKKGYLDQASGSAVLELKENDQVWIQMPSDQANGLYSTEYIHSSFSGFLLCPT